In a genomic window of Phyllostomus discolor isolate MPI-MPIP mPhyDis1 chromosome 5, mPhyDis1.pri.v3, whole genome shotgun sequence:
- the PPCS gene encoding phosphopantothenate--cysteine ligase isoform X3, whose translation MFYLAAAVSDFYVPVSEMPEHKIQSSGGPLQVYFGSTQNNSTFSLEITMKMVPKMLSPLVKDWAPKAFVISFKLETDPSIVIDRARNALEIYRHQVVVANILESRRSFVVIITKDSETKLLLSEEEIEKGMEIEEKIVDNLQSRHTAFIQDNN comes from the exons ATGTTTTACCTGGCTGCGGCCGTGTCAGATTTCTATGTTCCTGTCTCTGAAATGCCTGAACACAAGATCCAGTCATCTGGGGGCCCACTGCAGG TGTACTTTGGAAGTACACAAAACAACTCAACATTCTCTTTAGAA ATAACAATGAAGATGGTGCCAAAAATGCTTTCTCCTTTGGTTAAAGACTGGGCTCCCAAAGCATTTGTAATTTCCTTTAAGTTGGAGACTGACCCCTCCATTGTAATTGATCGTGCACGGAATGCTTTGGAAATTTATCGACATCAAGTGGTGGTGGCTAATATCCTTGAGTCACGACGGTCCTTTGTGGTTATTATAACCAAAGACTCAGAAACTAAGTTATTGCTAtcagaggaagaaatagaaaaaggcaTGGAGATAGAAGAGAAGATAGTGGATAATCTTCAATCTCGACACACAGCTTTTATACAAGACAACAACTGA
- the PPCS gene encoding phosphopantothenate--cysteine ligase isoform X4, with protein sequence MFYLAAAVSDFYVPVSEMPEHKIQSSGGPLQITMKMVPKMLSPLVKDWAPKAFVISFKLETDPSIVIDRARNALEIYRHQVVVANILESRRSFVVIITKDSETKLLLSEEEIEKGMEIEEKIVDNLQSRHTAFIQDNN encoded by the exons ATGTTTTACCTGGCTGCGGCCGTGTCAGATTTCTATGTTCCTGTCTCTGAAATGCCTGAACACAAGATCCAGTCATCTGGGGGCCCACTGCAG ATAACAATGAAGATGGTGCCAAAAATGCTTTCTCCTTTGGTTAAAGACTGGGCTCCCAAAGCATTTGTAATTTCCTTTAAGTTGGAGACTGACCCCTCCATTGTAATTGATCGTGCACGGAATGCTTTGGAAATTTATCGACATCAAGTGGTGGTGGCTAATATCCTTGAGTCACGACGGTCCTTTGTGGTTATTATAACCAAAGACTCAGAAACTAAGTTATTGCTAtcagaggaagaaatagaaaaaggcaTGGAGATAGAAGAGAAGATAGTGGATAATCTTCAATCTCGACACACAGCTTTTATACAAGACAACAACTGA
- the PPCS gene encoding phosphopantothenate--cysteine ligase isoform X1 → MAEADLVTEFPQPDGAARCAEVMARFASKLGTQGKRVVLVTSGGTKVPLEARPVRFLDNFSSGRRGATSAEAFLAAGYGVLFLYRARSAFPFAHRFPPQTWLSALRPSSPATSGFLTLEVEEKALPGFAAALRSYQEAAAAGTFLAVEFTTLADYLHLLQAAAQALNPLGPSAMFYLAAAVSDFYVPVSEMPEHKIQSSGGPLQVYFGSTQNNSTFSLEITMKMVPKMLSPLVKDWAPKAFVISFKLETDPSIVIDRARNALEIYRHQVVVANILESRRSFVVIITKDSETKLLLSEEEIEKGMEIEEKIVDNLQSRHTAFIQDNN, encoded by the exons ATGGCGGAAGCGGACCTAGTCACCGAGTTCCCCCAACCCGACGGTGCTGCGCGCTGTGCGGAGGTTATGGCTCGTTTCGCCTCCAAGCTGGGCACGCAGGGAAAACGGGTAGTGTTAGTAACGTCCGGCGGCACCAAAGTGCCGCTGGAAGCTCGGCCAGTGCGCTTCCTGGACAACTTCAGCAGCGGGCGGCGCGGTGCAACTTCGGCCGAGGCCTTCCTGGCTGCAGGCTACGGGGTTCTGTTCCTCTACCGCGCTCGCTCTgccttcccctttgcccaccgCTTCCCTCCCCAAACCTGGCTGTCAGCTCTGCGGCCCTCCAGCCCAGCCACTTCgggcttcctgacactggaaGTCGAGGAGAAGGCACTTCCCGGCTTTGCTGCGGCTCTGCGGAGCTACCAGGAGGCTGCGGCTGCGGGCACCTTCCTGGCGGTGGAGTTCACCACTTTGGCGGACTATTTGCATCTGCTGCAGGCTGCGGCCCAGGCGCTCAATCCGCTAG GCCCTTCTGCGATGTTTTACCTGGCTGCGGCCGTGTCAGATTTCTATGTTCCTGTCTCTGAAATGCCTGAACACAAGATCCAGTCATCTGGGGGCCCACTGCAGG TGTACTTTGGAAGTACACAAAACAACTCAACATTCTCTTTAGAA ATAACAATGAAGATGGTGCCAAAAATGCTTTCTCCTTTGGTTAAAGACTGGGCTCCCAAAGCATTTGTAATTTCCTTTAAGTTGGAGACTGACCCCTCCATTGTAATTGATCGTGCACGGAATGCTTTGGAAATTTATCGACATCAAGTGGTGGTGGCTAATATCCTTGAGTCACGACGGTCCTTTGTGGTTATTATAACCAAAGACTCAGAAACTAAGTTATTGCTAtcagaggaagaaatagaaaaaggcaTGGAGATAGAAGAGAAGATAGTGGATAATCTTCAATCTCGACACACAGCTTTTATACAAGACAACAACTGA
- the PPCS gene encoding phosphopantothenate--cysteine ligase isoform X2 yields the protein MAEADLVTEFPQPDGAARCAEVMARFASKLGTQGKRVVLVTSGGTKVPLEARPVRFLDNFSSGRRGATSAEAFLAAGYGVLFLYRARSAFPFAHRFPPQTWLSALRPSSPATSGFLTLEVEEKALPGFAAALRSYQEAAAAGTFLAVEFTTLADYLHLLQAAAQALNPLGPSAMFYLAAAVSDFYVPVSEMPEHKIQSSGGPLQITMKMVPKMLSPLVKDWAPKAFVISFKLETDPSIVIDRARNALEIYRHQVVVANILESRRSFVVIITKDSETKLLLSEEEIEKGMEIEEKIVDNLQSRHTAFIQDNN from the exons ATGGCGGAAGCGGACCTAGTCACCGAGTTCCCCCAACCCGACGGTGCTGCGCGCTGTGCGGAGGTTATGGCTCGTTTCGCCTCCAAGCTGGGCACGCAGGGAAAACGGGTAGTGTTAGTAACGTCCGGCGGCACCAAAGTGCCGCTGGAAGCTCGGCCAGTGCGCTTCCTGGACAACTTCAGCAGCGGGCGGCGCGGTGCAACTTCGGCCGAGGCCTTCCTGGCTGCAGGCTACGGGGTTCTGTTCCTCTACCGCGCTCGCTCTgccttcccctttgcccaccgCTTCCCTCCCCAAACCTGGCTGTCAGCTCTGCGGCCCTCCAGCCCAGCCACTTCgggcttcctgacactggaaGTCGAGGAGAAGGCACTTCCCGGCTTTGCTGCGGCTCTGCGGAGCTACCAGGAGGCTGCGGCTGCGGGCACCTTCCTGGCGGTGGAGTTCACCACTTTGGCGGACTATTTGCATCTGCTGCAGGCTGCGGCCCAGGCGCTCAATCCGCTAG GCCCTTCTGCGATGTTTTACCTGGCTGCGGCCGTGTCAGATTTCTATGTTCCTGTCTCTGAAATGCCTGAACACAAGATCCAGTCATCTGGGGGCCCACTGCAG ATAACAATGAAGATGGTGCCAAAAATGCTTTCTCCTTTGGTTAAAGACTGGGCTCCCAAAGCATTTGTAATTTCCTTTAAGTTGGAGACTGACCCCTCCATTGTAATTGATCGTGCACGGAATGCTTTGGAAATTTATCGACATCAAGTGGTGGTGGCTAATATCCTTGAGTCACGACGGTCCTTTGTGGTTATTATAACCAAAGACTCAGAAACTAAGTTATTGCTAtcagaggaagaaatagaaaaaggcaTGGAGATAGAAGAGAAGATAGTGGATAATCTTCAATCTCGACACACAGCTTTTATACAAGACAACAACTGA
- the PPCS gene encoding phosphopantothenate--cysteine ligase isoform X5, with product MAEADLVTEFPQPDGAARCAEVMARFASKLGTQGKRVVLVTSGGTKVPLEARPVRFLDNFSSGRRGATSAEAFLAAGYGVLFLYRARSAFPFAHRFPPQTWLSALRPSSPATSGFLTLEVEEKALPGFAAALRSYQEAAAAGTFLAVEFTTLADYLHLLQAAAQALNPLGPSAMFYLAAAVSDFYVPVSEMPEHKIQSSGGPLQGEVQLEGVLHHLEKELNATTEDQLCFVWHPF from the exons ATGGCGGAAGCGGACCTAGTCACCGAGTTCCCCCAACCCGACGGTGCTGCGCGCTGTGCGGAGGTTATGGCTCGTTTCGCCTCCAAGCTGGGCACGCAGGGAAAACGGGTAGTGTTAGTAACGTCCGGCGGCACCAAAGTGCCGCTGGAAGCTCGGCCAGTGCGCTTCCTGGACAACTTCAGCAGCGGGCGGCGCGGTGCAACTTCGGCCGAGGCCTTCCTGGCTGCAGGCTACGGGGTTCTGTTCCTCTACCGCGCTCGCTCTgccttcccctttgcccaccgCTTCCCTCCCCAAACCTGGCTGTCAGCTCTGCGGCCCTCCAGCCCAGCCACTTCgggcttcctgacactggaaGTCGAGGAGAAGGCACTTCCCGGCTTTGCTGCGGCTCTGCGGAGCTACCAGGAGGCTGCGGCTGCGGGCACCTTCCTGGCGGTGGAGTTCACCACTTTGGCGGACTATTTGCATCTGCTGCAGGCTGCGGCCCAGGCGCTCAATCCGCTAG GCCCTTCTGCGATGTTTTACCTGGCTGCGGCCGTGTCAGATTTCTATGTTCCTGTCTCTGAAATGCCTGAACACAAGATCCAGTCATCTGGGGGCCCACTGCAG GGAGAAGTTCAGTTAGAGGGTGTCCTTCACCATCTCGAGAAAGAATTGAATGCTACTACAGAAGACCAACTCTGTTTTGTCTGGCACCCATTCTAG